A section of the Pseudorasbora parva isolate DD20220531a chromosome 2, ASM2467924v1, whole genome shotgun sequence genome encodes:
- the si:ch211-66e2.5 gene encoding vascular cell adhesion protein 1: MKNNLLCFLGLSIIGIVTGDSCSLEISPSRVVVKFGDAVSVSCVASRSVRVLGWESVIAASHTQHDLSVKWRVDSLTDWIEEPICYGVFFTAPRQCEEKLNLVLYKKPDSVSISLVNHSSPVVAGREYQLQCEVQNVAPVQYLVLRWYRGQTEVYNHSFSELSPATPVQVSSTLLIVPNRADDGAQYRCEAELELGAEGPQPPPTVQSEVLNIAVQYPPDFRSPEEEILDISEDSESVLDCTAEGNPPPVYIWTSSNLQEKADNQPVLTAATLGPGVYTCTASNNLGKKSKKFVIKQKSKGV; the protein is encoded by the exons atgaaaaacaaTCTCTTATGCTTTCTTGGTCTGTCCATAATTGGGATAG TGACAGGTGACAGTTGCTCCCTAGAGATCTCTCCCTCCAGAGTAGTGGTGAAATTTGGGGATGCCGTGTCGGTCAGCTGTGTGGCCTCTCGTTCAGTACGTGTGCTGGGATGGGAATCGGTCATTGCCGCATCACACACTCAACATGACCTCAGTGTTAAGTGGCGGGTGGACAGTTTGACTGACTGGATTGAGGAGCCAATCTGCTATGGTGTTTTTTTCACTGCACCTAGGCAGTGTGAGGAAAAACTAAACCTCGTTCTATACA AGAAGCCAGACAGTGTGTCCATAAGTTTAGTGAATCACAGCAGTCCAGTGGTGGCAGGAAGAGAGTACCAGCTACAGTGCGAGGTGCAGAACGTCGCACCTGTTCAGTACCTTGTTTTACGATGGTACAGAGGACAAACTGAGGTTTACAACCACTCATTCTCAGAGTTATCCCCTGCAACACCAGTCCAGGTGTCTTCCACCTTGCTGATTGTCccaaacagagctgatgatggaGCTCAGTACaggtgtgaagcagagctggaACTGGGAGCAGAAGGTCCTCAGCCTCCTCCAACAGTCCAGTCTGAAGTTCTCAACATTGCTGTTCAGT aCCCGCCTGACTTCCGCAGTCCAGAGGAAGAAATACTGGACATCAGTGAAGATAGTGAAAGTGTACTGGATTGTACTGCAGAGGGTAACCCGCCTCCTGTGTATATCTGGACCTCCTCAAACCTTCAGGAAAAGGCTGATAATCAGCCTGTTTTGACAGCTGCCACTTTGGGCCCAGGGGTGTATACATGCACTGCTTCAAATAACCTGGGGAAAAAGAGCAAAAAATTTGTCATCAAACAAAAATCCAAAG GTGTTTAA
- the LOC137044581 gene encoding intercellular adhesion molecule 1-like isoform X2 encodes MGWEASEGAVPMREVSLITWTVSNLREWEILPFCFINYNDTQCKLDLPVTVYKTPDSVSINTVNHNGPMIEGNQYELQCDVLNVAPVQNLTVRWYKGPTLVNKTTFNDTIKTPVNKTSELLIRPDRADDRAQYRCEAELELGEGGPQPPPKVTSKLSVEVHYKGKNSQGQGRKVFILESTGSRPTFCTVFTFVQLIIAIMIAI; translated from the exons atgggatgggaggCCAGTGAGGGAGCAGTGCCTATGAGAGAAGTCAGTCTGATCACATGGACAGTCTCAAACCTGAGAGAATGGGAGATTCTGCCATTCTGCTTCATAAACTACAATGATACACAGTGCAAATTAGATCTCCCAGTGACTGTTTACA AGACCCCAGACAGTGTGTCCATCAACACTGTGAATCACAACGGACCGATGATAGAGGGAAACCAGTATGAGCTCCAGTGTGACGTTCTCAATGTGGCTCCTGTTCAGAATCTCACTGTCAGATGGTACAAAGGACCGACTCTGGTGAATAAAACCACCTTCAATGACACCATCAAGACTCCAGTCAATAAAACATCTGAACTCCTGATCCGTCCAGACAGAGCTGATGATAGAGCTCAGTACaggtgtgaagcagagctggaACTGGGAGAAGGAGGACCTCAACCTCCTCCTAAAGTCACATCAAAACTCAGTGTTGAAGTTCATT ATAAAGGCAAAAACTCTCAGGGACAAGGCAGAAAAGTGTTCATCCTCGAATCCACAG GTAGTCGTCCCACATTCTGCACCGTTTTTACCTTCGTCCAGTTGATAATTGCAATAATGATTGCCATTTAG
- the LOC137044581 gene encoding intercellular adhesion molecule 1-like isoform X1, with product MPQHFFGLVYFSAASQLLYFAGTHAACPVQLNPQRVVVRYNSSVSADCNTSVLHDGMGWEASEGAVPMREVSLITWTVSNLREWEILPFCFINYNDTQCKLDLPVTVYKTPDSVSINTVNHNGPMIEGNQYELQCDVLNVAPVQNLTVRWYKGPTLVNKTTFNDTIKTPVNKTSELLIRPDRADDRAQYRCEAELELGEGGPQPPPKVTSKLSVEVHYKGKNSQGQGRKVFILESTGSRPTFCTVFTFVQLIIAIMIAI from the exons GTACACATGCTGCATGTCCTGTTCAGCTGAACCCACAGAGAGTTGTTGTGAGATACAACAGTTCTGTTTCCGCCGACTGTAACACTTCCGTCCTGCatgatgggatgggatgggaggCCAGTGAGGGAGCAGTGCCTATGAGAGAAGTCAGTCTGATCACATGGACAGTCTCAAACCTGAGAGAATGGGAGATTCTGCCATTCTGCTTCATAAACTACAATGATACACAGTGCAAATTAGATCTCCCAGTGACTGTTTACA AGACCCCAGACAGTGTGTCCATCAACACTGTGAATCACAACGGACCGATGATAGAGGGAAACCAGTATGAGCTCCAGTGTGACGTTCTCAATGTGGCTCCTGTTCAGAATCTCACTGTCAGATGGTACAAAGGACCGACTCTGGTGAATAAAACCACCTTCAATGACACCATCAAGACTCCAGTCAATAAAACATCTGAACTCCTGATCCGTCCAGACAGAGCTGATGATAGAGCTCAGTACaggtgtgaagcagagctggaACTGGGAGAAGGAGGACCTCAACCTCCTCCTAAAGTCACATCAAAACTCAGTGTTGAAGTTCATT ATAAAGGCAAAAACTCTCAGGGACAAGGCAGAAAAGTGTTCATCCTCGAATCCACAG GTAGTCGTCCCACATTCTGCACCGTTTTTACCTTCGTCCAGTTGATAATTGCAATAATGATTGCCATTTAG
- the LOC137044567 gene encoding uncharacterized protein has product MALQGAADGKPTASDYRNAEIGVLQQAQQECFPSELEQLKTSKPLARNSRLRALSPELDVETNLIRVGGRLRHSPYLEPDNIHPIVLDQRHPITKLIIQSYDSKLCHPGPERVFAELRRKYWVLRGREAIKHLQRGCAQCQKWRKNPEVPKMADLPPARLRLFKPAFYSTGVDCFGPYAVRTGRRSEKKWGIIFKCLTTRAVYIDILHSLESDSFLMALRRFTARRGKPHELWSDQGTNFRGGERELKEAFAALVPDLQRQLAEQQIEFNFNPPNAPHFGGCWEREIRSLKNALRVTLGAQSVTIEVLQTVLVEIEGILNSKPLGYTSSDVSDPDPITPNCLLMGRPDASLPLTVYPQSELVSRRRWRHSQILADQFWRHYLKFYLPGLQSRQKWQSDTPEVKVGTTVLIVDPQLPRALWPVGKVSEVFPGADTRVRTAKVQVGEKTYTRPAARLIQLPAIPD; this is encoded by the coding sequence ATGGCTCTTCAAGGGGCGGCCGATGGTAAGCCCACAGCCAGTGACTACCGAAATGCTGAGATTGGTGTTTTGCAGCAAGCACAACAGGAATGCTTTCCATCAGAATTGGAACAACTAAAAACCAGTAAACCGCTTGCCCGCAACAGTAGACTAAGAGCACTGTCCCCAGAACTCGATGTAGAAACTAACTTGATCAGAGTTGGCGGACGTTTACGACATAGTCCCTACCTTGAACCTGACAACATACACCCTATAGTACTGGACCAAAGGCATCCCATTACCAAACTTATCATCCAAAGTTATGATTCCAAACTTTGCCATCCAGGTCCTGAGAGGGTGTTCGCTGAACTCCGGCGGAAGTACTGGGTTCTGCGTGGTAGAGAGGCCATAAAGCATCTGCAGCGAGGGTGTGCGCAGTGccaaaaatggagaaaaaacccAGAGGTACCTAAAATGGCGGACCTTCCCCCAGCGAGACTACGTCTTTTCAAGCCCGCCTTTTACTCCACTGGTGTGGACTGCTTTGGTCCCTATGCTGTCAGAACGGGTCGACGCAGTGAGAAAAAATGGGGGATAATATTCAAATGCCTCACCACCAGAGCAGTATACATCGATATCCTCCATAGTCTGGAAAGTGACTCCTTCCTTATGGCCCTCAGACGGTTCACAGCTAGACGAGGGAAACCCCATGAGCTCTGGTCAGATCAAGGCACAAACTTCAGAGGAGGTGAAAGAGAGCTAAAGGAAGCTTTTGCAGCTCTTGTTCCAGACCTTCAGAGACAGTTGGCTGAGCAGCAGATTGAATTCAATTTTAACCCTCCAAATGCGCCACACTTTGGAGGTTGCTGGGAGCGAGAAATTCGCTCATTGAAAAACGCACTGAGGGTTACTCTTGGAGCTCAATCGGTGACTATTGAGGTCCTTCAAACTGTGCTGGTGGAGATTGAAGGAATCTTGAACTCCAAACCACTGGGATATACATCATCTGATGTCTCTGATCCTGATCCGATCACTCCAAATTGTCTCCTGATGGGGCGGCCAGATGCTTCGCTTCCCTTGACAGTATACCCCCAGTCTGAGCTTGTCAGTCGGCGACGCTGGCGTCACAGCCAAATCCTAGCGGACCAATTCTGGAGGCACTACCTCAAATTCTACCTCCCTGGCCTTCAAAGCCGTCAAAAATGGCAAAGCGACACTCCAGAAGTCAAGGTTGGCACTACGGTTTTGATCGTGGATCCTCAGCTACCCAGAGCTCTCTGGCCAGTGGGGAAGGTGTCAGAAGTTTTCCCTGGAGCTGATACCAGAGTGAGAACAGCAAAGGTTCAGGTGGGAGAAAAAACTTACACTCGGCCAGCTGCACGCCTTATACAATTACCTGCCATTCCTGACTAA